A DNA window from Castanea sativa cultivar Marrone di Chiusa Pesio chromosome 7, ASM4071231v1 contains the following coding sequences:
- the LOC142644403 gene encoding uncharacterized protein LOC142644403, with protein sequence MTRMFESQLGKTIEVYVDDMIVKSKVASANVEDLNDTFQTLRKYKLRLNASKCSFSVGSIVALTQLPLKSILRSVDYTGRIAKWGTMLGDFDIKYMPHTSVKGQVLADLVAEFVEPSLKENAKMLGMDEKSIGTIPLKEPLLWKVYVDGAVNQRGSGVGLVVISLERIVIEKFLRLNFSATNNEAEFEALLVRTTMVQRIGGKIVEMFSDSRLVMGQVTGELEARDPRMQELSCHISNVLGTKLTSNIVGPFPKAAGNRRLLLVGTDYFIKWVKTKSLSNIRDLDAKKFVWRNIVTRFGVPRTLISDNGLQFDNKAFKRYCCDLGITNRYSTSAYPQGNRQAKAVNKVIMNGLKKRLDEVKEKWVEELPHVLWTYHTTPRRSTRETSFSMTYGAKAVIPLETGFPTLRTSFFTPNNNDGLLEKSLDLIEERR encoded by the exons atgaccaggatgttcgagtcACAATTGGGAAAAACTAttgaagtttatgtggatgacatgatAGTGAAAAGTAAAGTGGCATCTGCGAATGTGGAAGACCTAaatgacacctttcaaacactGAGAAAAtataagctgcgccttaatgcttctaaaTGTTCTTTTAGTGTGGGATCAA TTGTTGCTttgactcaacttcctcttaagTCAATACTTCGAAGTGTTGACTACAcgggaaggattgccaaatggggtaccATGCTAGGGGATTTTgacatcaagtatatgcctcatACCTCTGTAAAAGGCCAAGTTCTTGCCGATTTGGTGGCCGAATTTGTTGAGCcctctttaaaagaaaatgccAAGATGTTgggcatggatgaaaaatcaattggcaCAATCCCCTTAAAGGAACCTCTGTTGTGGAAAGTGTACGTAGATGGCGCTgtgaatcaaagaggatcaGGAGTGGGGCTAGTTGTAATCTCTCTGGAGAGAATCGTTATTGAAAAATTTTTGAGGTTGAACTTCTCAGCCAcaaataatgaggctgagttCGAGGCTCTCTTAGTAAGGACGACCATGGTCCAAAGAATAGGAGGAAAGATAGTggaaatgttctcggattcgaGGCTGGTTATGGGCCAAGTCACAGGGGAACTAGAGGCCAGAGATCCGAGGATGCAGGA ACTCTCTTGCCACATTAGCAatgtcctcggcacaaagcttACCTCGAATATTGTAGGACCTTTCCCCAAAGCTGCAGGAAATAGGAGATTGCTACTGGTTGGCACAGATTACTTCATTAAATGGGTTAAAACTAAGTCATTATCAAACATCAGGGATTTAGATGCAAAAAAGTTCGTGTGGAGAAATATTGTCACCAGATTTGGAGTTCCTCGTAccctcatctcagacaatggcctTCAGTTTGATAACAAGGCTTTTAAGAGGTATTGCTGTGATTTGGGTATTACAAACAGGTATTCCACCTCGGCTTATCCACAGGGGAATCGACAGGCCAAGGCTGTCAACAAGGTAATAATGAATGGGCTTAAGAAGAGACTAgatgaagtaaaagaaaaatgggtagaagagttACCACACGTTTTATGGACATATCATACTACTCCTCGGAGGTCCACTAGAGAAACCTctttctctatgacttatggagccaaAGCTGTAATCCCTCTCGAGACAGGGTTCCCAACACTGAGAACGAGCTTTTTTACCCCCAATAACAATGATGGCTTATTAGAAAAGAGTCTGGATTTGATTGAAGAAAGGAGGTAA